A DNA window from Halostella salina contains the following coding sequences:
- a CDS encoding complex I subunit 1/NuoH family protein, with the protein MYAVAQVGDGPLLPQRVSDLLGLGQFGVAGDLLAAFLAAFLVGNLMLAMTGVAGPWAKRKITAAFTDRIAVNRHGPFGLLIIVADAVRLLSKELIVPENVDRPAWDLAPIVVASSALLGFAVIPMGSGVQLADPEVGLAYVFAVAGIASVGLAMGGYASANKFSLLGGLRAIAQNIAYEIPLVITAASVVIFTGSLQTSVIVEQQAEPLVTLAGITIPSWFAFVNPFAFVLFVVANLAEVGRNPFDTPEAPTEIVAGYQTEYSSAYFVLFYLGEFLHIFLGGAIIATVFLGGPAGPVLPGLVWFIIKIWAVFLFTQWCRSAIPRVRIDQLIEIGWKGMLVLSFANLVLTAIIVGVIA; encoded by the coding sequence ATGTACGCGGTCGCACAGGTGGGCGACGGCCCGCTGCTCCCCCAGCGCGTCAGCGACCTGCTGGGCCTCGGCCAGTTCGGCGTCGCGGGCGACCTGCTCGCGGCGTTCCTGGCCGCCTTCCTCGTCGGCAACCTGATGCTGGCGATGACCGGCGTCGCCGGGCCGTGGGCAAAGCGGAAGATCACCGCCGCGTTCACGGACCGCATCGCGGTGAACCGACACGGGCCGTTCGGCCTGCTCATCATCGTGGCCGACGCGGTCCGCCTGCTGTCGAAGGAACTGATCGTCCCCGAGAACGTCGACCGCCCGGCGTGGGACCTCGCGCCCATCGTCGTCGCGTCGTCGGCGCTGCTCGGCTTCGCGGTGATCCCGATGGGCAGCGGCGTCCAGCTGGCCGACCCCGAGGTCGGCCTCGCGTACGTGTTCGCCGTGGCCGGTATCGCAAGCGTCGGGCTGGCGATGGGCGGCTACGCGTCGGCGAACAAGTTCTCGCTGCTCGGCGGTCTGCGCGCCATCGCGCAGAACATCGCCTACGAGATCCCGCTGGTCATCACTGCGGCGTCGGTCGTCATCTTTACCGGCTCGCTCCAGACCTCGGTCATCGTCGAGCAGCAGGCCGAGCCGCTGGTGACGCTCGCCGGGATCACGATCCCGTCGTGGTTCGCGTTCGTCAACCCCTTCGCGTTCGTGCTGTTCGTGGTGGCGAACCTCGCGGAGGTCGGCCGCAACCCGTTCGACACGCCGGAAGCGCCGACCGAGATCGTCGCGGGGTACCAGACGGAGTACTCCTCCGCGTACTTCGTGCTGTTCTACCTCGGCGAGTTCCTCCACATCTTCCTCGGCGGTGCGATCATCGCGACGGTGTTCCTGGGCGGTCCCGCAGGGCCCGTCCTGCCGGGACTCGTCTGGTTCATCATCAAGATCTGGGCGGTGTTCCTGTTCACGCAGTGGTGCCGCTCGGCGATCCCGCGCGTTCGTATCGACCAGCTCATCGAGATCGGCTGGAAGGGGATGCTCGTGCTCTCCTTCGCTAACCTGGTGCTCACGGCCATCATCGTGGGAGTGATAGCATGA